The genomic window CATGAGTTTAGAGCTGAGTATAGAAATCTTGATAGATTAAAAAGATTTTTTCCAAATACTGCTATTTGTGCATTTACTGCAACTGCTACAAAAAAAGTTGAAGCTGATATTGCTTCTTCTTTGAACTTGCAAAATCCTAGACATTTTAGAGCAAAAACTGTAAGAGATAATCTTGATATAAAAGTAGAACCACGAATTGCAAATGGGAAAACTCAAATATTAAACTTCCTAAAAACTCACAAAGGTTTATGTGGAATCATCTACACTTTTACACGAAAAGAAGCGGAATCAACAGCTGAGTTTTTGAGTGAAAGTGGATATAGTGCAAAAGCTTATCATGCAGGACTTAGTAATGATAGAAAAAATGAAGTTTTTAATGATTTTGTATATGAAAAAATTGATATTGTAGTGGCAACCATCGCTTTTGGTATGGGAATTGATAAATCAAATATCCGTTTTGTAATACACACTTCATTGCCAAAAACTCTTGAAAACTATTATCAAGAAATAGGTCGGGCAGGACGTGATGGAGCAATGTCTTATGTTTATATGCTTTACTCAAAATCTGATGAGGTAAAAAGAAAAATACAAATAGAAGAAGCCATCGACAATGCTTACAAACAAACTGGACTTGATAAGTTAGAGTTTATGTATAGATATTGTGTGAGCAATAATTGCCGTCATAAGATGATTGCAGGTTATTTTGAAGATGAGATAGAAGCTTGCAAAACTCTATGTGATAACTGCACAAAAGGTGAAGTGGAGCAGGTTGATATGAGTGTGGATGCTCAAAAACTTCTAAGTGCCATTTACAGAAGTGAACAAAGATTTGGATTAAATCACATCATAGATATTTTAAGAGGTTCAAAAAATCAAAAGTTATTAGATTTTGGACATGATAAACTGAGTGTTTATAATTTGGGTGCTGATAAAAGCAAAAATGAGTGGATAGCAATTGCAGATAAATTAATAGATATTCAAGCACTTACTTTAGGGGAATTTCGAGCTTTGAAAATAAGTTCTTTAGGTTTAGAGATTTTAAAAGGTAAAGAGAAACTTTTTATTGATAGTGATAAACTAGGAATTGCTTCAAAAATCCAAGAAGAAGAAACAGAGTTAAGTTTTGATGAGTTAGTTTATGAAAGATTTAGAACTTTAAGAAGAGAAATAGCATTAGAACATGAAGTTCCAGCTTATGTGATATTTGGAGATAAAACTTTAAAAGAGTTTGCTTTAAAGTTGCCAATTACAAAAGATGATATTTTAAATATAAATGGTGTGGGTCTTGTAAAATATGAAAAATATGGAGAGACATTTTTAAATTTATCTAAAGAGATAAAAGAAGAGTTTTCTGAAAAACTTGAACAAAAAGAGCCATTAAAAAAACTCACAAAAACATATCTTGAAACTTACGAGCTTTTAAATGAGGGAAAAAGTGTAGAAGAAATTGCACAAATTAGAGATTTAGGATTAACCTCAGTTCTTAGTCATATTTCAGTTTTAGCTGAACATGAAAAAATCTCAAAAGAGAAAAAAGAAGAGTTATTAAAACCCCTTGAAATTCCTTCAAATATAAAAGCTTGGATAGAAGAGGGAGCAAAACTTGAAAGCCTAAAAGAGTTAAGACAATATTTGTATTTGTATGAATACTTATCTAATAATTCATAAATTAGACTTGACAATAAGCATATCATATGATAATATCTTCATATGATAAAATTAACATATAAAATGGAGTAATTATGAAAAAAACATTTAAAGCAAAAAATATCTCTTGTATGAAATGTGCAAACTTGATAAAAGGTTCTTTAGAAGATGATTTTGGAGCAATTGAAGTTAACTTAGAATCAAGCCCAAAAGAAGTTACT from Arcobacter venerupis includes these protein-coding regions:
- the recQ gene encoding DNA helicase RecQ, producing the protein MNNKHKILKDIFGHDHFRSFQEEVVDCIINKQDVLTILPTGGGKSLCYQLPTLLMNGTTVVISPLIALMQDQIKALNDLNISAEMISSATSNDENSFTLQKLLNGELKFIYVAPERFTSNEFVSVLQRININYFVIDEAHCVSAWGHEFRAEYRNLDRLKRFFPNTAICAFTATATKKVEADIASSLNLQNPRHFRAKTVRDNLDIKVEPRIANGKTQILNFLKTHKGLCGIIYTFTRKEAESTAEFLSESGYSAKAYHAGLSNDRKNEVFNDFVYEKIDIVVATIAFGMGIDKSNIRFVIHTSLPKTLENYYQEIGRAGRDGAMSYVYMLYSKSDEVKRKIQIEEAIDNAYKQTGLDKLEFMYRYCVSNNCRHKMIAGYFEDEIEACKTLCDNCTKGEVEQVDMSVDAQKLLSAIYRSEQRFGLNHIIDILRGSKNQKLLDFGHDKLSVYNLGADKSKNEWIAIADKLIDIQALTLGEFRALKISSLGLEILKGKEKLFIDSDKLGIASKIQEEETELSFDELVYERFRTLRREIALEHEVPAYVIFGDKTLKEFALKLPITKDDILNINGVGLVKYEKYGETFLNLSKEIKEEFSEKLEQKEPLKKLTKTYLETYELLNEGKSVEEIAQIRDLGLTSVLSHISVLAEHEKISKEKKEELLKPLEIPSNIKAWIEEGAKLESLKELRQYLYLYEYLSNNS
- a CDS encoding heavy metal transport/detoxification protein, which translates into the protein MKKTFKAKNISCMKCANLIKGSLEDDFGAIEVNLESSPKEVTVNIENEEQEATFKAEMSSIGFEIIEE